Proteins from a single region of Apium graveolens cultivar Ventura chromosome 7, ASM990537v1, whole genome shotgun sequence:
- the LOC141673159 gene encoding F-box protein At2g26160-like encodes MGHKRSSCADMWKDLPAELLNVIAQKFKYVDEITRFSAVCKSWNSAASELNNQLTSFLPHKYPWLLLAEDTGLDISACKVGGDDQTLPDPDLIIKNIPSTRGLFSLKTKKIYYLDLPQATNKVILGTNKGWLLTLGGDLEINLLHPLNRLQFPLPSMLTLPSQEEYHDDYFPQQASTKVITKVALSSQVPIKSALQNQGTCHLPIIMVICERGVLGCARLRDNCWKNVELEAGQRLFHDIVYHKKNFYAIDFRGGVHMCEIDDNDDRKETQSPKGKLITSIPIFKHYQVRSYMIEALSGSHIWVVLRFYIEKNSKEDIPGDFRYYTSNFLVLKLDVHHSDSNEVPSCTWVEDVRDLGNEALFIGRTSSTSIASSDCIKPNSIYFTDELWQWFWATGGGHDMGIFNVQTGEMQPHFSGISIHNFSPPLWYI; translated from the coding sequence ATGGGTCATAAAAGATCATCATGTGCTGATATGTGGAAAGATCTTCCTGCAGAACTCCTGAATGTTATAGCTCAGAAATTCAAGTACGTGGACGAAATTACAAGATTTTCAGCTGTATGCAAATCATGGAATTCTGCAGCTTCTGAACTGAATAACCAGCTGACGTCATTCCTGCCACACAAATATCCCTGGTTGCTCCTTGCTGAAGACACTGGATTAGATATAAGTGCATGTAAGGTTGGAGGAGATGATCAAACACTACCAGACCCTGATCTTATAATTAAGAATATTCCTAGTACTCGCGGTTTGTTCAGTCTAAAAACAAAAAAGATATACTATCTTGATTTGCCCCAGGCTACAAACAAAGTAATACTAGGAACAAACAAAGGATGGTTGTTAACGCTAGGCGGAGATTTAGAAATTAATCTATTGCATCCGCTAAATAGGCTCCAATTTCCACTTCCTTCTATGCTCACGTTGCCTTCTCAAGAAGAGTATCATGATGATTATTTCCCACAACAGGCCTCCACCAAGGTTATCACTAAAGTTGCTTTGTCTTCACAAGTACCTATAAAATCTGCATTACAAAATCAGGGTACCTGTCATCTTCCCATAATAATGGTTATCTGTGAACGTGGAGTATTGGGTTGCGCTAGATTGAGAGACAACTGTTGGAAAAATGTGGAGTTAGAAGCTGGTCAAAGACTATTCCATGATATTGTTTACCACAAGAAAAATTTCTATGCTATAGATTTTCGTGGTGGAGTTCATATGTGTGAGATTGATGACAATGACGACAGAAAAGAAACGCAGTCACCCAAGGGAAAATTGATCACATCAATTCCCATTTTCAAGCATTATCAAGTTCGAAGTTATATGATTGAAGCATTATCTGGATCCCACATTTGGGTAGTGTTGCGCTTTTATATCGAAAAAAACAGTAAAGAAGATATTCCTGGAGATTTTAGGTATTATACAAGTAATTTTTTGGTATTGAAGTTGGATGTGCATCATTCTGATTCTAATGAAGTTCCATCATGTACTTGGGTAGAAGATGTAAGAGATTTGGGAAACGAGGCATTATTTATTGGGAGAACTTCATCAACATCTATAGCATCTTCCGATTGTATTAAACCAAATAGCATATACTTTACCGACGAGTTGTGGCAGTGGTTTTGGGCTACAGGAGGAGGTCATGATATGGGAATTTTCAATGTGCAGACGGGCGAAATGCAGCCTCATTTTTCAGGGATATCTATTCATAATTTCTCTCCACCACTTTGGTACATCTAA